A single window of Rhizobium sp. CCGE531 DNA harbors:
- a CDS encoding ABC transporter substrate-binding protein: protein MKKHIIAAAFAAALYSLAGGAHADCGSVSLAEMNWASAGVAANVDKIILQEGYGCSVDLVTGDTLPTFTSMNEKGQPDVAPEIWINAVRTPLDQAVSEGRLVIAAGILSEGGQDGWWIPKFLADAHPDIKTVQQALEHPELFPAPDDPKKGVICNCPPGWQCQASLGNLFRALDGEKRGFEIVETGSAAALDGTIANAFEKKTGWLGYYWSPTSILGKYPMVRLSFGVPHDKVEWDACTSVLDCPNPKVNSYPVSEVFTVVTRQFAEKAGVAMDYLKKRTWTNDLVNSVLAWQTDNQGTNEDAARYFLKTHEEIWTTWVSPEIAKKVKAAL, encoded by the coding sequence ATGAAGAAACATATTATTGCCGCCGCCTTCGCGGCAGCACTCTATAGCCTTGCCGGCGGCGCGCATGCCGATTGCGGCTCGGTGTCGCTTGCCGAGATGAACTGGGCTTCGGCCGGCGTCGCGGCAAATGTCGACAAGATCATCCTCCAGGAAGGTTACGGCTGCTCGGTCGATCTGGTGACAGGCGATACGCTGCCGACCTTCACCTCCATGAACGAGAAGGGCCAGCCCGACGTCGCTCCCGAGATTTGGATCAATGCCGTGCGCACGCCGCTGGATCAGGCCGTTTCCGAAGGCCGGCTGGTTATTGCGGCCGGCATTCTCTCCGAAGGCGGCCAGGACGGCTGGTGGATTCCGAAATTCCTGGCCGACGCCCATCCCGATATCAAGACCGTTCAGCAGGCGTTGGAACATCCCGAACTCTTCCCTGCTCCCGACGATCCGAAAAAAGGCGTCATCTGCAATTGCCCGCCCGGCTGGCAATGCCAGGCATCGCTCGGCAATCTCTTCAGGGCGCTTGATGGAGAAAAGAGGGGATTTGAAATCGTCGAGACCGGCTCCGCCGCCGCCCTGGACGGCACGATCGCCAATGCCTTCGAAAAGAAGACCGGCTGGCTCGGCTACTACTGGTCGCCGACATCAATTCTCGGCAAGTACCCGATGGTACGTCTCTCCTTCGGTGTGCCCCATGACAAGGTCGAATGGGACGCCTGCACCTCCGTCCTCGATTGCCCCAATCCGAAAGTCAACTCCTACCCCGTCTCGGAAGTCTTCACCGTCGTGACCAGGCAATTTGCCGAGAAGGCCGGAGTTGCGATGGATTATCTCAAGAAGCGGACGTGGACGAATGATCTGGTGAATAGCGTTCTTGCCTGGCAGACGGACAACCAGGGAACGAATGAGGACGCCGCCAGATATTTCCTGAAGACCCATGAGGAGATCTGGACGACCTGGGTGAGTCCGGAAATTGCCAAGAAGGTCAAGGCGGCTCTCTGA
- a CDS encoding LysR substrate-binding domain-containing protein produces the protein MSRQEINRSGEMEVFVRAVELGGFTAAATACRMTPSAVSKLVTRLEKRLGARLIHRSTRRLQLTPEGCTFFERSVAILADIAEAERHASAGEQVAGHIRVNTSSSFGNHVLAPLIPAFMALHPNVSLEIFHTDRIVDLMEERADVAIRAGPLKSSSLTARKLGATRKVIVASPDYLKRHGAPRSATELDKHCRIGFAYSRAIEGWPLLVDGEIATLPSARSLQVGDGEAMRHLALGGAGLARLAAFTVRSDIAAGRLLPVLEDLNPGDVEEFHAVYIGQGGPLPARVRTLLEFLRENVSL, from the coding sequence ATGAGCCGCCAAGAGATCAACCGTTCCGGGGAAATGGAAGTCTTCGTACGCGCCGTGGAACTCGGCGGCTTCACCGCCGCCGCCACGGCCTGCCGCATGACGCCCTCTGCGGTCAGCAAGCTTGTCACGAGGCTGGAAAAGCGTCTAGGCGCACGGCTCATTCATCGCTCGACACGGCGGCTGCAGCTCACCCCCGAGGGCTGTACCTTCTTTGAGCGGAGCGTCGCCATCCTCGCCGATATCGCAGAGGCCGAACGCCATGCCTCGGCGGGAGAGCAGGTTGCCGGCCATATCCGAGTCAACACCAGCAGCTCGTTCGGAAACCATGTGCTGGCGCCGCTCATTCCCGCCTTCATGGCGCTTCACCCGAATGTCTCGCTGGAGATCTTCCACACGGACCGGATCGTCGATCTGATGGAAGAGCGGGCCGATGTCGCAATCCGCGCCGGACCGCTGAAAAGCTCCAGCTTGACGGCCCGCAAGCTTGGAGCGACGCGCAAGGTCATCGTCGCCTCGCCGGATTACCTGAAGCGGCATGGCGCGCCCCGCTCCGCCACCGAGCTGGACAAACATTGCCGCATCGGCTTTGCCTATTCCCGGGCAATCGAAGGTTGGCCGTTGCTGGTTGATGGTGAGATCGCGACGCTCCCTTCCGCACGCAGCCTGCAGGTGGGCGACGGAGAGGCCATGCGCCATCTTGCGCTCGGCGGCGCCGGCCTGGCGCGGCTTGCCGCCTTCACCGTCAGATCGGATATCGCGGCAGGCCGTCTGCTGCCCGTCCTTGAAGATCTAAACCCCGGCGATGTCGAGGAATTCCATGCCGTCTATATCGGCCAGGGTGGCCCGCTGCCGGCGCGCGTGCGGACGCTTCTGGAGTTTCTGCGTGAAAACGTCAGCCTTTGA
- a CDS encoding family 16 glycosylhydrolase — protein sequence MPNSVLNALGQPLYYSGTSTGFFSATGSGPTLYGTAGNDSIWGDNTVNVTIMGGTGDDIYYIYSSNNRVYEAPNAGIDTVNTWMDYTLPANVENLTVTGDNRHAYGNDADNIITGGSGSQTIDGRGGNDVLIGGGGADTFVISKGNGSDLITDFSDDDKVRLNQYGLTSFDQVVSHSTQEGANVRLDLGNGESLVFANKIVSDLHQDQFQLGLDRASLTQTFSDDFNTLSLHEGTQGTWDAKYHWAPDKGSSLNDELQWYINPSYAPTASANPFSVSDGVLTITAKQTPDALKSIVENHDYTSGLLTTHSTFSQTYGYFEMRAEMPHNQGVWPAFWLLPEDGSWPPELDVVEMRGQNPTTVNVTVHSNATGEHTKTSIPVEVPSTNGFHNYGVLWDKDQIVWYFDDVAVAHADTPADMHGPMYMLVDLAVGGVAGTPTDGLPNGSEMKIDYIKAYSLDDHAAQLAASAQSAHTADWHI from the coding sequence ATGCCCAATTCAGTTTTGAATGCTCTTGGACAACCGCTTTACTATAGCGGTACGTCGACGGGTTTCTTTTCCGCCACCGGCTCGGGACCGACGCTCTACGGTACCGCCGGCAATGATTCCATATGGGGCGACAACACCGTCAACGTGACGATAATGGGCGGTACCGGCGACGATATCTATTATATCTACTCGAGCAACAATCGGGTCTATGAAGCCCCCAATGCCGGCATCGATACCGTCAACACCTGGATGGATTACACGCTGCCGGCCAATGTCGAAAACCTCACCGTCACCGGCGACAACCGCCACGCCTATGGCAATGACGCCGACAACATCATCACCGGCGGCAGCGGCAGCCAGACCATCGACGGGCGCGGCGGCAACGATGTGCTTATCGGCGGCGGCGGGGCCGATACCTTCGTCATCTCCAAGGGCAACGGCAGCGATCTCATCACCGACTTCAGCGACGACGACAAGGTGCGGCTCAACCAGTACGGCCTAACGTCGTTCGATCAGGTCGTCAGCCATTCCACACAGGAAGGAGCCAATGTTCGGCTCGACCTCGGCAATGGCGAAAGTCTGGTCTTCGCCAACAAGATCGTGTCCGACCTTCACCAAGACCAGTTCCAGCTGGGCCTCGACAGAGCATCCCTGACGCAAACCTTTTCAGACGATTTCAACACGCTCTCGCTGCACGAGGGAACGCAGGGCACCTGGGATGCTAAATACCATTGGGCGCCGGACAAGGGCAGCAGCCTGAACGATGAGCTGCAATGGTATATCAATCCGTCCTACGCGCCGACGGCATCCGCAAACCCGTTTTCCGTCTCGGACGGCGTTCTGACGATCACGGCGAAGCAAACGCCGGATGCATTGAAGTCGATCGTCGAGAACCATGATTACACATCCGGCCTCCTGACCACCCACTCCACCTTCTCGCAGACCTATGGCTATTTCGAAATGCGAGCGGAGATGCCGCACAATCAGGGCGTCTGGCCCGCCTTCTGGCTGTTGCCGGAGGACGGCTCCTGGCCGCCGGAACTCGATGTGGTGGAGATGCGCGGGCAGAACCCCACCACGGTGAATGTCACGGTTCATTCGAATGCCACCGGCGAGCATACGAAGACGTCCATTCCAGTGGAAGTGCCGAGCACCAACGGCTTCCACAATTACGGCGTGCTTTGGGACAAGGATCAGATCGTCTGGTACTTCGACGACGTCGCCGTCGCCCATGCCGATACACCCGCCGATATGCATGGCCCAATGTATATGCTGGTCGATCTCGCAGTCGGCGGCGTAGCGGGCACTCCGACGGATGGGCTTCCGAACGGATCCGAGATGAAGATCGACTATATTAAGGCCTATTCCTTGGACGATCATGCCGCCCAGCTCGCCGCCTCGGCCCAATCCGCCCATACGGCGGACTGGCATATCTGA
- a CDS encoding peroxiredoxin: MSLRINDIAPDFTADTTQGEVQFHDWIGNGWAVLFSHPKNFTPVCTTELGAMAGLEGEFRKRGVKIIGISVDPVESHGRWKNDIKTATGFDVDYPLIGDKDLKVAKLYDMLPAGAGESSEGRTPADNATVRSVFVIGPDKKIKLILTYPMTTGRNFGEILRAIDSIQLTSKHQVATPANWQQGEDVIITAAVSNEDAITRFGSFDTVLPYLRKTRQPSA, encoded by the coding sequence ATGAGTTTGCGCATCAACGATATTGCTCCGGATTTTACGGCGGACACGACCCAAGGCGAAGTCCAGTTCCACGACTGGATCGGCAATGGCTGGGCCGTGCTGTTCTCCCATCCGAAGAACTTCACGCCGGTCTGCACAACGGAACTCGGCGCGATGGCCGGTCTCGAAGGTGAATTCCGCAAGCGCGGCGTCAAGATCATCGGCATTTCCGTCGATCCCGTCGAAAGTCACGGCCGCTGGAAGAACGACATCAAGACAGCGACGGGCTTCGATGTCGACTATCCGCTGATCGGCGACAAGGACCTGAAGGTCGCCAAGCTCTACGACATGCTGCCGGCCGGTGCCGGCGAAAGCTCGGAAGGCCGCACGCCCGCCGACAACGCCACCGTCCGCTCCGTCTTCGTCATCGGCCCCGACAAGAAGATCAAGCTGATCCTCACCTATCCGATGACGACGGGCCGCAACTTCGGCGAAATCCTGCGCGCGATCGACTCGATCCAGCTGACATCGAAGCATCAGGTCGCGACGCCGGCAAACTGGCAGCAGGGCGAAGACGTCATCATCACCGCTGCCGTCTCCAACGAAGATGCCATTACCCGTTTTGGCTCGTTCGACACGGTATTGCCCTATCTGCGCAAGACCCGCCAGCCGTCTGCCTGA
- the tnpA gene encoding IS200/IS605 family transposase, which produces MDEQTLSHATWDCKYHVVFGSKYRTKRLYGDVRRELGELLRRLAQQKGCQIEEGHLMPDHVHMLISIPPKYSVAHIVGFLKGKTALYVANKYARKRRYKGYHFWARGYFVSTTGYNEQVVRQYIRNQEKADKASDFADLFNRSY; this is translated from the coding sequence ATGGATGAGCAAACGCTCTCGCATGCGACGTGGGACTGCAAGTATCACGTTGTTTTTGGCAGCAAATACCGAACGAAAAGACTTTACGGGGACGTGCGGCGTGAGTTGGGAGAACTCTTACGTCGGCTGGCACAGCAGAAAGGCTGCCAGATCGAAGAGGGTCATTTGATGCCCGACCATGTGCATATGCTGATATCGATCCCGCCGAAATATTCGGTTGCGCATATTGTTGGCTTTCTGAAGGGCAAGACGGCGCTTTATGTTGCCAACAAATATGCGCGCAAGCGGCGCTACAAGGGTTATCACTTTTGGGCGCGCGGGTATTTCGTATCGACGACGGGCTACAACGAGCAGGTCGTCAGACAATATATCCGTAATCAGGAAAAGGCCGACAAAGCTTCCGACTTTGCCGACCTCTTCAATCGTAGCTACTAA
- a CDS encoding alpha/beta hydrolase, with amino-acid sequence MTRVLIVPGLFGSDEGHWQRYWLQDHQDARLVEQDDWDFPHLGSWMEKLEEALEEAGDAYVVAHSLGGVLTARLAGRPAARRVKGALLVAPCDIPATEALHAGHLTFGTMPTEALPFPSITIGSLNDIYMRLDRLTMFGRLWKSDVRNIGLAGHINIASGFGRWPSGYGFLETLKMRSRHRRPQGFSTTVAVPI; translated from the coding sequence ATGACCAGAGTGCTGATTGTGCCGGGTCTTTTCGGCTCGGATGAGGGGCATTGGCAGCGTTACTGGCTGCAGGATCATCAAGATGCCCGGCTGGTCGAGCAGGACGATTGGGATTTTCCCCATCTCGGCAGCTGGATGGAAAAGCTGGAGGAAGCGCTGGAAGAGGCTGGCGACGCCTATGTCGTCGCGCACAGCCTCGGCGGCGTATTGACGGCCAGATTGGCCGGTCGGCCGGCCGCGCGAAGGGTCAAAGGAGCGCTGCTCGTCGCGCCCTGCGATATTCCGGCGACCGAAGCCTTACACGCCGGACATCTTACCTTCGGCACGATGCCGACGGAAGCCCTGCCTTTCCCCAGCATCACGATCGGAAGCCTGAACGATATCTATATGAGGCTCGACCGGCTGACCATGTTCGGGCGGCTCTGGAAATCCGATGTGCGCAATATCGGCCTTGCGGGGCATATCAACATCGCCAGCGGCTTCGGGCGTTGGCCAAGCGGCTATGGCTTTCTTGAAACACTGAAGATGCGCAGCAGACATCGCAGGCCGCAAGGGTTTTCGACGACGGTCGCAGTCCCCATCTAA
- the msuE gene encoding FMN reductase, with product MSAPKLVGFAGSFNRPSKTHALVQTVAGLASERYGFTSRVYDLHDVGASLGLAQWRKDLDDQARSVIDEIVSADALIIGSPTFKGSYPGLFKHLIDLIDPHELRAKPIIITATGGGDRHALMVEHQLRPLFGFFMAHTLPTAVYASDRDFTDYRVSSEPLANRINEVVGELAAFFPYPVTRLAAAE from the coding sequence ATGAGTGCGCCCAAACTCGTCGGCTTTGCCGGCAGCTTCAACAGGCCGTCGAAGACCCATGCGCTGGTTCAGACCGTTGCCGGTCTGGCAAGCGAGCGATATGGCTTCACCAGCAGGGTTTACGATCTGCACGATGTCGGCGCCTCCCTCGGATTGGCGCAATGGCGCAAGGATCTCGACGATCAGGCGAGAAGCGTCATCGATGAGATCGTGTCGGCCGATGCTCTCATCATCGGTTCGCCGACCTTCAAGGGCTCCTATCCCGGACTGTTCAAGCATCTGATCGACCTCATCGATCCGCATGAGCTGCGCGCCAAGCCGATCATCATCACGGCGACCGGCGGCGGTGACCGGCATGCGCTGATGGTCGAACATCAGCTGCGGCCGCTCTTCGGCTTCTTCATGGCGCATACATTGCCGACGGCGGTCTATGCGTCGGATCGCGATTTCACCGACTACAGGGTCTCGTCCGAGCCGCTGGCCAACCGGATCAACGAGGTCGTCGGCGAGCTTGCGGCCTTTTTCCCGTATCCGGTGACGAGGCTTGCCGCTGCGGAATGA